The following nucleotide sequence is from Candidatus Methylomirabilis limnetica.
GGGCTTTAAGCTGATCGTTACACAGTTTTTCGCTGACATCGACCAACTCACGGATCAGGCGACGAAACCGACGATATGCTGTAATCTGCTCCAGGGTCTGCGACACCGCCGCGGCCGGGATAATCTTGGTCCGGGTCTTGCCCTCCACCGCATGGGTCAAGGACCAGCTGGGGCCATGCCCTCGCTCGCCCTGACCCGCACATCGGCAGGAGGGCTTGCCACACTTGCGATAGCGCGCCACCAGAGAGCCGGGCCGCATATCCCCTACGGAGACGAGTTGCGCCCGCAGTGCATCACGTTGCCTTGAGAGTGCATCAATCGGCGGAGTAGATGGTCCCATGGGGCCTCCTTTCTGACAGTTAATAAGACTGTCAGAATTATACCCCAAGCCCGCGCCCACTGCAACTCCCTAAGCAGCCTCACTTTTATGTCGTGCACCCCCGGGAAGGTTTTTAGTTGCATTGATTCTGAAAAGGGGCTAACGTGGGGGGCTCAAGGAGAGGTGAGAATGGGCTCTCGCCTGTGGCCCTGCCGTGGGCCAGCGGAAGAGAAGATGCAAGGAGGTCAACCAGGGCTGTTTCGCTATGATCCAGATGTTTCATGTATACAAGACGTTTGGAAAAGATCTGGAGGCTTTGGTCGATGTTGATCTTCATGTTCACAAAGGGGAGATGGTCTTCCTGGCTGGTCCCAACGGTGCCGGAAAAAGTACGCTACTCCGCTTGATTTTTTGCGACGAATTTCCTACCTCTGGTCAGATCCTGGTCAATGGCCGCACTACCGTCCGCATGAAACCGAGGGCAATCCCGTATCTGAGGCGGACCATGGGGATCGTCTTTCAGGATTTCAAGCTCCTTCGCAACCGGACTATCGAGGAGAACCTTGCCTTGGTGGCCCTGGTGGCCGGCAAAACGACGATACAGGCACGGCAAAAGGTCGCACAACTGTTGAAGCTGGTGGGGCTTTCTCACAAGGCACAGACAGTTCCGTCTAAGCTGTCAAGCAGCGAGCAGCAGCGGGTGGCGATGGCGAGGGCGCTGATGAATGATCCTCTCATCCTCTTGGCCGATGAGCCAACCGGGAACCTGGATGCTGAACAGGCCACAGACGCCATACGACTTCTTTTTGAGATTAACGCGCAGGGGACCACCGTCCTGGTGGCCACTCACAATCTCAAACTGGCAGAGGAGGCGGGCTGTCGCACAGTATTTCTCAAACAAGGAAGGATCGTCGAGGAATGGCAGCGGGTGAATCGGCCGACAGATCCGGCTCAGCAGAAAAGGGTGTAGGGTAGAGAGTAGGTGATGATTGAGAAACTGAAGCATCTGTTGGCTCATGCCCTGATCAACATGGTTCGCGCTGGGTGGGGTGGCTTGGCGTCAATCGCCAGCATCACAGTGTCGTTTGTCATCATCGGCATCTTTCTCCTTTTGATCCAGCATTTCAACGCGCTTGTTACTGAGTGGAAGGAACAGTTTCAGGTTTCTGTTTTTCTGGATAATCAGATCACCCCGTTGCAGCTAGAGATGCTCAGGCGACGGATCGAAAGCGAGGCGGCCGTCAAGGCCTTCACTTTCACGACGAAGGAGGAGGCGCTCACAAACTTCCGCCGGGAACTCAAGGGGCAGGAAAGTCTCCTCGAGGGCCTAGGTGATAATCCGCTCCCCGCTTCGTTCCAACTCAAGATCCGCGAAGGGCATCAAAGCCCGGAGGCTCTCAAAGGGCTCAGCACGTTCCTGAGCCGCCTTGAGGGGGTGGAGGATATTCAGTACTGGCAGGAATTGGTCGAGCGAATTTCCCATGCCGCACGGCTCATCAGGCTGCTCGGCATCATAATCGGTTCGGTGCTGACGCTAGGGTCAGCTATGATTGTCTCGAATATCATTCGGCTCGCAGTCTATGCCCGTGCACAGGAGATTGAGGTCATGCGCCTCGTAGGTGCGACTAAGGCCTACATCCGTGCCCCCTTCCTGGTGGAGGGGATGCTTCAGGGCAGCCTTGGCGCCGTGCTCGCCTTGGGTATACTGTTCGCGGCCTACCGATCCGTCGCACCGACCTTCAATTTGGCCTCCCAGCTCTTCCCGACAGCGGCGGGTCAAGGATTCCTGGAATCGTCGATGATGGCAGGTTTGGTGGGCGGGGGCGCAGTGATCGGCGCTCTGGGTAGCTCGATCGCTGTCAGCCGCTTCCTGAAGATGTAGCCGGCAGTCGCTCGAATGGGGACAATGGCTCGTTCGCCTCTTGCCCTTGGGGTAGTGGTGGCTCTCATGGCGGCCCTTCTCTTCTGCCCGCCATCCAGCTTGGCAGTCGAAACAAGAACAGGACCATCTTCGCGTCTCCGCGAGAAGCGCGAAGAGCTCAAACAGGTAAAAAGGGAACTGGATCGGGAGCGGAAGCAGGCGCAGCAGGTGGCACGGAAGGAGCGATCACTTTCCGATGAGTTGGCTCGGATTGATCGGGAGCTTCAGCAGAAGGGACGGGAGCTAAAGGAGCTGCAGGCGAGGCTAAAGGTGAGTACGGAACGGCTTCAGACCACCCAGCGCGATATCAGGCTGACCCGAACTCACCTGGACACAATACAGGGCCTGTTCCGGATGCGTGTCCGCGCTATCTACAAGCAGGGGCGGTATGGCTACGTCCAGGCCCTCCTGTCCTCGGAGAATCTGTCTGGCGCAGGGCGCCGCGTACGATACCTCGCTGCAATTGCGAATCAGGACCAGCGGATGGTTGCTGCCTACACGGCTGTCATCGAGACCCTGGGCGCCCAACAGGCCGAGTTGGAACAATCGAAGGCTGAGCTGACTATGGGTCAGAAGGCCGTCACAGCAAAGCGCGAAGAGATCCTGGAGGAGCAGCATGCCAGACGCCTGTTGCTGGCCAATGTTCAGGAGCAGAAAAAAACCCATCTGGCTGCCGTCCAGGAGCTGGAGCTAGCGTCCCGCGAACTACATGGTCTCATCGGGCGTCTGCAGCAGCAGTCGCGGTCTCAGGTCAAGAGAGCGCCTCGCCCGGATTCGTTGCGGGTACCGAGCCTCCCTGAAGGACCACCTGGCTCGTTTGCATTGCTCAAGGGCCGCTTGCCGTGGCCGACGACCGGCGACATGGTCTCTACTTTCGGCCGGCAGGAGCACGCACGTTATAGGACGATAACCTTCAACCACGGCGTCGAGATCCGTGCTCCCGAGGGACAAAAGATCGCTTCGGTCTTTGAAGGCGTTGTGCTGTACGCCGAGTGGTTCAAAGGGTATGGCCGCTTGATCGTCCTTGACCACGGGGAAGGCTACTACACCGTCTATGCGCATGCCGCAGAGTTCCTCGTCAAGGTGGGCGATCGAGTGGCGAAGGGGCAGGCTATCGGGTTGGTAGGTAATACTGGGTCAGTGACCGGATCACAGCTCTATTTCGAAGTGCGACATCGGGGCGGGCCCCAGGATCCAGTGGCTTGGCTTGCCCCTAACTAAATACAGCAGTCAGCTATCAGCCATCAGCTAATAGCTGAATGCTGATAGCTGATTAACTGGGAGGAATCGATGAGATCTAAAGATCTTTTTCGGAAGGGGCAAAAATGTCTGGTAGTTGTATTGACCATGGTGCTGTTGATCATCGGTGGCGGCAACCATGAGGTCACGGCTGTAGAGGATAACTATGAGCGGCTGAAGGTCTTCACCGAGGTCCTATCGCTGATCCAGGCGAATTACGTGGAGGAGACGAAGCCCGGTGACCTTATCTACAGCGGCATTAAAGGGATGCTGGAGGTACTCGATCCTCACAGCGCCTTCATGCCGCCCGATACTTTCAAAGAGATGCAGGTCGAAACCCAGGGCTCGTTCGGCGGCCTGGGGATCGAGATCGCGGTCAAGGATCGGATGCTCACGGTGGTAGCGCCAATCGAAGGGACCCCCGCCGATCGGGCCGGCATTCATCCGGGCGACCGGATTGTGAAGATCGACGGGAACCCGGCCAAAGAGATGACCCTCATGGAGGCGGTGAAAAAGCTCCGCGGCCCCAAGGGCACGAGCGTCACCCTGGCTATCCT
It contains:
- a CDS encoding cell division ATP-binding protein FtsE; translation: MIQMFHVYKTFGKDLEALVDVDLHVHKGEMVFLAGPNGAGKSTLLRLIFCDEFPTSGQILVNGRTTVRMKPRAIPYLRRTMGIVFQDFKLLRNRTIEENLALVALVAGKTTIQARQKVAQLLKLVGLSHKAQTVPSKLSSSEQQRVAMARALMNDPLILLADEPTGNLDAEQATDAIRLLFEINAQGTTVLVATHNLKLAEEAGCRTVFLKQGRIVEEWQRVNRPTDPAQQKRV
- the ftsX gene encoding permease-like cell division protein FtsX → MIEKLKHLLAHALINMVRAGWGGLASIASITVSFVIIGIFLLLIQHFNALVTEWKEQFQVSVFLDNQITPLQLEMLRRRIESEAAVKAFTFTTKEEALTNFRRELKGQESLLEGLGDNPLPASFQLKIREGHQSPEALKGLSTFLSRLEGVEDIQYWQELVERISHAARLIRLLGIIIGSVLTLGSAMIVSNIIRLAVYARAQEIEVMRLVGATKAYIRAPFLVEGMLQGSLGAVLALGILFAAYRSVAPTFNLASQLFPTAAGQGFLESSMMAGLVGGGAVIGALGSSIAVSRFLKM
- a CDS encoding murein hydrolase activator EnvC family protein codes for the protein MARSPLALGVVVALMAALLFCPPSSLAVETRTGPSSRLREKREELKQVKRELDRERKQAQQVARKERSLSDELARIDRELQQKGRELKELQARLKVSTERLQTTQRDIRLTRTHLDTIQGLFRMRVRAIYKQGRYGYVQALLSSENLSGAGRRVRYLAAIANQDQRMVAAYTAVIETLGAQQAELEQSKAELTMGQKAVTAKREEILEEQHARRLLLANVQEQKKTHLAAVQELELASRELHGLIGRLQQQSRSQVKRAPRPDSLRVPSLPEGPPGSFALLKGRLPWPTTGDMVSTFGRQEHARYRTITFNHGVEIRAPEGQKIASVFEGVVLYAEWFKGYGRLIVLDHGEGYYTVYAHAAEFLVKVGDRVAKGQAIGLVGNTGSVTGSQLYFEVRHRGGPQDPVAWLAPN
- a CDS encoding DUF6788 family protein, whose amino-acid sequence is MGPSTPPIDALSRQRDALRAQLVSVGDMRPGSLVARYRKCGKPSCRCAGQGERGHGPSWSLTHAVEGKTRTKIIPAAAVSQTLEQITAYRRFRRLIRELVDVSEKLCNDQLKAPQAAEPSAAKKGASKAPSLPRSKPRSTR